A section of the Primulina eburnea isolate SZY01 chromosome 1, ASM2296580v1, whole genome shotgun sequence genome encodes:
- the LOC140839841 gene encoding beta-1,3-galactosyltransferase 7-like isoform X3, with amino-acid sequence MFYILVINKTRHSELASYDARVPKFWVPLQSNNQLITQHRRDQELQVVSEEENRRSRQGCNERGVQNPQSYPVRFYCRFLIMSLDKSISMLQMELSASRSAQNKGKIDKLPISSDKEPLRKKAFMVIGINTAFSSRKRRDSVRETWMPQGEQLRKLEQEKGIVVRFMIGHSATSNSILDRALDLEEAQHKDFLRLEHVEGYHELSAKTKTFFATAVSTWDADFYVKVDDDVHVNLGTLAANLARHRSKPRVYMGCMKSGPVLARKNVSTMNRSTGNLEKKGINIFGMQLDRYMQFPRTWLHTFQSISPFCISMPMRMCHSDLGLLV; translated from the exons ATGTTTTATATATTGGTAATTAACAAGACAAGACATTCTGAACTCGCTTCGTATGATGCTAGAGTTCCCAA ATTCTGGGTACCTCTGCAATCCAATAATCAGCTTATTACTCAGCACCGGCGTGACCAGGAGTTGCAGGTCGTCTCTGAAGAAG AAAACAGAAGATCAAGACAAGGATGTAATGAACGAGGTGTACAGAACCCACAAAGCTATCCAGTGCGTTTCTATTGTCGTTTTCTAATAAT GTCATTGGATAAGTCGATTTCGATGCTTCAAATGGAGTTGTCCGCCTCTCGAAGTGCTCAGAATAAGGGAAAAATAGACAAATTACCTATAAGTTCTGATAAAGAGCCACTTAGGAAGAAAGCATTTATGGTGATTGGTATCAATACTGCTTTCAGTAGTAGGAAGAGGCGTGATTCGGTCCGAGAGACCTGGATGCCTCAAG GGGAACAACTTCGAAAGTTGGAGCAAGAGAAGGGGATTGTTGTGCGATTTATGATTGGTCACAG TGCGACGTCTAACAGCATATTAGATAGGGCTCTTGACTTGGAAGAAGCTCAGCATAAGGACTTTCTTAGGCTG GAGCATGTCGAGGGATATCATGAATTGTCTGCAAAAACAAAAACTTTCTTTGCCACTGCAGTTTCAACGTGGGATGCTGATTTTTATGTCAAGGTTGATGATGATGTCCATGTCAATTTGG GTACACTGGCTGCAAATCTTGCCCGTCATCGATCTAAACCGAGAGTTTACATGGGCTGTATGAAATCTGGACCCGTTCTTGCTCGAAA GAATGTAAGTACCATGAACCGGAGTACTGGAAATTTGGAGAAGAAGGGAATAAATATTTTCGGCATGCAACTGGACAGATATATGCAATTTCCAAGGACTTGGCTACATACATTTCAATCAATCA GCCCATTTTGCATAAGTATGCCAATGAGGATGTGTCACTCGGATCTTGGTTTATTGGTCTAG